In the Arachis ipaensis cultivar K30076 chromosome B10, Araip1.1, whole genome shotgun sequence genome, one interval contains:
- the LOC110268330 gene encoding beta-glucosidase 10-like — translation MLERFKFNTRGPLEEISLIKLFTHTGLILVFSVVLIGIQAHVTLYHWDLPQALEDEYGGWVNKKIVRDFTAFANVCFREFGDRVKQWTTINEGNVFAQGGYDIGFLPPQHCSPSSIFNCSKGNSSTEPYLVTHNMLLAHASAATLYRNKYQVTNVYYFIHLGLPSKFGDNG, via the exons ATGCTAGAAAGATTCAAGTTTAACACAAGAG GGCCTTTGGAAGAAATTAGCTTAATTAAATTGTTTACCCATACTGGCCTTATTCTTGTCTTTTCTGTTGTTCTTATAGGAATTCAAGCACATGTTACATTATATCATTGGGACTTACCACAAGCTCTTGAGGATGAATATGGAGGATGggttaataaaaaaattgt AAGAGACTTCACAGCATTTGCAAATGTGTGCTTTAGAGAGTTTGGAGACAGGGTCAAACAATGGACGACAATTAATGAAGGAAATGTTTTTGCACAAGGTGGCTATGATATAGGATTCTTACCACCTCAACATTGTTCACCTTCCTCTATATTTAATTGCTCTAAGGGAAATTCTTCTACGGAGCCATATTTGGTAACACATAATATGTTGTTAGCTCATGCATCAGCTGCAACATTGTATAGGAACAAGTACCAGGTAACTAATGTCTACTATTTCATTCATCTTGGCCTTCCTTCTAAATTTGGTGACAATGGTTAG
- the LOC107623722 gene encoding protein FAR1-RELATED SEQUENCE 5-like produces the protein MVDLIGESSHNQIENVSAEEMDELLVDSDGNDVEDLLLNSIGSIGRVNFVGLSVDAAKKYVFSDLDVAYAFYNAFGRVNGFSIRKFKVGRSEIDKRILWQTFVCSRQGYRIFRGVDETNRKRAPKPETRCGCVAQMQVHIDVGRDWWYTTLFQNEHNHELVPPTLSRMLRSQRRMTDQEIQRMNDMRDAGIPTTQIYMHFAEQSGGFENVRFQRKDMYNQIEKQRQLMESDVTETLKYLKKRKKLDPKFYWSYEVDNNGVFRHLIWMDGKSRVDFEVFGDVMAFDATYKKNKYKFPLVVFSGVNHHLQTIVFGSAIVADEGEGTYI, from the exons ATGGTTGATTTGATCGGAGAGTCATCGCATAACCAAATAGAGAATGTTTCAGCTGAG GAAATGGACGAATTGTTAGTTGATAGTGATGGCAATGATGTTGAAGACCTGTTACTGAATAGTATAGGAAGTATCGGTCGGGTTAATTTCGTAGGTTTGAGCGTTGATGCTGCTAAGAAGTATGTATTTTCAGACCTTGATGTTGCGTATGCCTTTTACAATGCATTTGGGAGGGTCAATGGATTTTCAATTAGGAAGTTCAAGGTTGGGCGAAGTGAGATTGATAAGCGCATACTCTGGCAAACATTTGTGTGTTCGAGACAAGGATATCGTATTTTCAGAGGGGTTGATGAAACAAATAGGAAGAGAGCTCCAAAGCCAGAGACTAGGTGTGGGTGTGTAGCACAAATGCAAGTTCACATAGATGTTGGCAGGGACTGGTGGTATACAACATTATTTCAAAATGAACATAATCATGAGTTAGTACCCCCAACTTTGAGCCGGATGTTGAGATCGCAACGGAGAATGACTgatcaagaaattcaaagaaTGAACGACATGAGAGATGCTGGAATTCCCACAACCCAAATCTATATGCATTTTGCCGAGCAATCTGGTGGTTTTGAGAATGTTAGATTTCAAAGAAAAGACATGTACAACCAAATAGAAAAGCAAAGGCAATTGATGGAAAGCGATGTGACCGAAACGTTGAAGTACCTAAAGAAGCGGAAGAAATTAGATCCAAAGTTTTACTGGAGTTACGAGGTGGATAACAATGGTGTGTTTCGGCACCTAATCTGGATGGACGGGAAGAGCCGTGTTGACTTTGAAGTATTTGGTGATGTTATGGCCTTTGATGCAACTTACAAGAAAAATAAGTACAAGTTTCCATTGGTAGTTTTCTCAGGAGTGAACCATCACCTTCAAACAATAGTTTTTGGCAGTGCAATTGTGGCTGATGAAGGAGAAGGAACTTACATATAA
- the LOC110262377 gene encoding protein FAR1-RELATED SEQUENCE 7-like gives MNGKRPNAVITDGAKAMKLAIEKVFPDAHHRLCGWHLLRNATANVSNPKFTQQFRKCMLGDYEIDEFEERWVSMVNSFGVKDMEWVETTYGIKDMWATAHMRGKFFARLRTTSSIKEFLHHFRRWMGLLRNNEAEADYYTSYGYPIMQTQVQALERSGASVYTREVFYLFRSLLLKASSVIIVDWRETSCSVNYDVRKYCELTRKWVVSYWPGSSEFRCSCQRMESFGIPCVHIIRLLIYLQITELPESLILKRWTMKAKEAHIRLEQQGSLVGDRSYESRIAAMNDELEGLPFAACGDLGDFKDVMEWVRNKKAELFAKHEKNREGSSKSAGEKFKTRTDAISKEAGDKKKKRRIRCSRCNGIGHNRRNCRRGDDHNQMESGDGGGPEDDDDWSSQTSEEGIEEMDFDVTIGNQKGKYR, from the exons ATGAATGGTAAACGACCAAATGCTGTAATAACTGATGGTGCCAAGGCTATGAAGCTTGCAATTGAAAAGGTATTTCCAGATGCACACCATAGGTTGTGCGGATGGCATTTGTTAAGAAATGCCACAGCCAATGTCTCCAACCCCAAGTTTACCCAACAATTCAGGAAATGCATGCTTGGCGATTatgagattgatgagtttgaggAGAGGTGGGTGTCAATGGTTAATAGTTTTGGGGTTAAGGATATGGAGTGGGTTGAGACCACTTATGGGATTAAAGATATGTGGGCTACAGCACATATGAGAGGCAAGTTCTTTGCCAGGTTGAGAACTACATCGAG CATTAAGGAATTCCTCCATCACTTCCGCCGGTGGATGGGTTTGTTGCGGAATAATGAGGCTGAGGCTGACTATTACACCTCATACGGGTATCCGATAATGCAAACACAGGTGCAAGCATTGGAGCGATCAGGAGCAAGTGTTTATACAAGGGAGGTGTTCTACTTGTTTCGATCATTATTGTTGAAAGCGTCAAGTGTGATAATAGTTGATTGGCGAGAGACTTCATGTAGTGTGAACTATGATGTACGAAAATATTGTGAGTTAACACGAAAATGGGTTGTATCTTATTGGCCTGGTAGCAGTGAGTTTAGGTGTTCATGTCAACGAATGGAGTCATTTGGCATTCCATGTGTTCATATCATTCGTCTGTTGATATATCTTCAAATTACAGAATTACCTGAGTCACTGATATTGAAGCGATGGACCATGAAAGCAAAAGAGGCTCATATAAGGTTGGAGCAGCAGGGATCGTTAGTTGGAGATAGAAGTTATGAGAGTAGGATTGCTGCTATGAATGATGAGCTGGAGGGCTTGCCATTTGCTGCTTGCGGAGATTTAGGTGATTTCAAGGATGTTATGGAGTGGGTCAGAAACAAAAAGGCTGAATTATTTGCCAAACATGAAAAGAATAGAGAGGGAAGTTCTAAAAGTGCGGGTGAGAAATTCAAAACACGGACGGATGCTATTTCAAAAGAAGCTGGGGACAAAAAGAAAAAGCGAAGGATTCGGTGCAGCAGATGTAACGGTATAGGACACAATCGGCGAAATTGTCGCCGTGGAGATGACCATAATCAAATGGAAAGTGGAGACGGAGGAGGTCCCGAAGATGATGACGATTGGTCTAGTCAAACCAGCGAGGAGGGGATCGAAGAAATG GATTTTGATGTCACCATTGGTAATCAGAAAGGCAAGTATCGTTAG